From a single Marmota flaviventris isolate mMarFla1 chromosome 5 unlocalized genomic scaffold, mMarFla1.hap1 SUPER_5_unloc_1, whole genome shotgun sequence genomic region:
- the LOC139703599 gene encoding butyrophilin subfamily 1 member A1-like isoform X3, whose translation MQPWNRSLRTLLLCLLIPWPGAGQFQVMGPRSPVIAMVGKEAVFSCHLRPAMDAQQMEVTWYKNHQSGLVHDYRNGQEHVEQQRLEYCGRTQFLKGNISQGQVALRLQPIRTSDGGDYRCLFASSTGYSEAQFKLLVTASGQDPHIHVEPGPSGSIKLTCTSPGWYPEPEVQWSGPGQLQLEPASEANSVEGDGLFRVESSVSVEESSREHVTCSIRNPVLNEEKKGHVSMAGDLFTRVSPWTVVLAVFDVLVAVSLAVISAILMRTTKAKETLSEELEERSSIGGIDLEEARRYAGYLIFLRSSVHGILISLLHGQLYFQDYTFSVHCLKLCFPSGLVCW comes from the exons ATGCAGCCCTGGAACAGGAGCCTCAGGAccctcctgctctgcctcctgATTCCCTGGCCAGGCGCAG GGCAATTCCAGGTGATGGGACCAAGATCACCAGTCATTGCCATGGTGGGGAAAGAGGCTGTGTTCTCCTGCCACCTCAGGCCAGCCATGGATGCGCAGCAAATGGAGGTGACATGGTACAAAAATCATCAGTCGGGCCTGGTGCATGACTATAGGAATGGCCAGGAACACGTGGAGCAGCAGCGACTAGAATATTGTGGGAGGACCCAGTTTCTGAAGGGGAACATCAGCCAAGGGCAGGTGGCCTTGAGGCTCCAGCCCATCCGGACTTCAGATGGAGGGGACTACAGGTGTTTATTTGCAAGCTCCACAGGGTACAGTGAAGCACAGTTCAAGCTGTTAGTCACAG CCTCAGGCCAGGATCCTCATATTCATGTTGAACCTGGTCCCAGTGGGAGCATTAAGCTGACCTGCACATCCCCTGGGTGGTACCCGGAGCCAGAGGTACAGTGGAGTGGCCCAGGACAACTCCAACTGGAACCTGCCTCAGAGGCAAACTCAGTAGAAGGAGACGGCCTGTTCCGTGTGGAGTCCTCTGTCTCAGTAGAGGAAAGTTCCAGAGAACATGTGACTTGTTCCATCAGGAACCCTGTCCTCAATGAGGAGAAGAAGGGCCACGTGTCCATGGCAG GTGACCTGTTCACCAGGGTGAGCCCCTGGACTGTGGTGCTGGCTGTGTTTGATGTTCTTGTGGCTGTCAGCTTGGCGGTCATCAGTGCTATCCTCATGAGGACCACAAAAGCCAAAG AGACTCTCTCTGAAGAACTTG AGGAACGAAGTTCAATAGGAGGGATAG ATCTGGAGGAAGCTCGGAGATATGCAG gttatctcatatttctcagaagttctgttcatggtatCTTAATATCTCTTCTCCATGGTCAACTATATTTTCAAGATTACACATTTTCtgttcattgcctgaaactctgttttccaagtggtctagtctgttggtga